From Brucella pseudogrignonensis, a single genomic window includes:
- a CDS encoding sarcosine oxidase subunit gamma, which yields MLVETKPYSNRKVVIPGRLEIHAADDAARFVLRIEPEKIALAEKALSAKIPAKIGDLVRTGDIAVACLGPDEWFIWADESKGIAITQAFAKLYETEPHSLTEVSHRETGIDISGPQAEWLLNAASPLDLSQMKAPGAARTIFDHAQIILLKWDADHYRIEVWNSFADHVWTLLEQVSVEV from the coding sequence ATGCTTGTTGAAACCAAACCTTATTCGAACCGCAAGGTCGTCATTCCCGGTCGTCTGGAAATCCACGCAGCCGATGACGCTGCCCGCTTTGTCCTACGCATTGAACCGGAAAAAATTGCACTGGCTGAAAAGGCATTGAGCGCAAAAATCCCGGCGAAGATTGGCGATCTTGTTCGCACAGGTGACATTGCCGTTGCCTGTCTTGGACCCGATGAATGGTTTATCTGGGCCGACGAAAGCAAGGGCATCGCCATCACGCAGGCTTTCGCGAAACTTTATGAAACTGAACCGCATAGCCTGACAGAAGTCAGTCACCGCGAAACCGGCATTGATATTTCCGGCCCGCAAGCAGAATGGTTATTGAATGCCGCTTCGCCGCTTGATCTTTCGCAGATGAAGGCTCCGGGTGCCGCTCGCACGATCTTTGATCACGCCCAGATTATTTTGTTGAAATGGGATGCCGATCATTATCGTATCGAAGTTTGGAATTCATTCGCTGATCATGTCTGGACATTGCTGGAGCAGGTCAGCGTTGAGGTCTGA
- a CDS encoding extracellular solute-binding protein, with protein MSTIKLKGMTWSHPRGYDPMVAGAEQWLADTGVEIEWEKRSLQDFETFPVEELARNFDMIVIDHPHVGQITKEGCLLPLDVAGRETELKKLADGSVGQSFPSYNWQGRQWAFPLDAATQVQAWRPDLMDNPATSWGEVLRLARAGKVLLPLRSPHSLMCFYTLVANAGTPCSVEGELISVEDGSQAFEQLREIASLVKPECFGMDPIAVFEEMAKSDSEIACSPLIYGYVNYAMPGFRDRLIRFADIPAGAAGVAGSALGGTGIAVSAFSKHPEAAIDFAYWIASGALQKGLYAASNGQPGHADAWEDDTVNNATSGFYRDTRATLEGAWVRPRHDGYMSFQEAASERINKGLLDKEKAEVVVADLNRLFRESF; from the coding sequence ATGAGCACGATCAAGCTGAAAGGCATGACCTGGAGCCACCCGCGCGGCTATGATCCGATGGTTGCCGGGGCCGAGCAGTGGCTCGCGGACACGGGTGTTGAGATCGAATGGGAAAAGCGGTCGCTACAGGATTTCGAGACATTTCCAGTTGAGGAACTGGCACGCAATTTCGATATGATTGTGATTGACCATCCGCATGTGGGCCAGATCACCAAGGAGGGCTGTCTGCTGCCGCTTGATGTGGCGGGCCGCGAAACAGAATTGAAAAAGCTTGCCGATGGCTCTGTGGGGCAGTCTTTCCCAAGTTATAACTGGCAGGGGCGGCAATGGGCGTTTCCGCTCGATGCGGCAACACAGGTTCAAGCATGGCGTCCTGACCTGATGGACAACCCAGCAACCTCATGGGGCGAGGTGCTGCGTCTGGCGCGCGCCGGGAAAGTTCTGCTGCCACTGCGCTCGCCGCATTCGCTGATGTGCTTTTATACACTGGTTGCCAATGCCGGAACACCATGTTCGGTGGAAGGCGAGCTGATTTCGGTTGAAGATGGCTCACAAGCTTTCGAGCAACTGCGCGAGATTGCCTCGCTGGTAAAGCCAGAATGTTTTGGCATGGACCCGATCGCAGTGTTTGAGGAAATGGCAAAGTCCGATTCCGAGATTGCTTGTTCACCACTGATTTATGGCTATGTGAATTATGCCATGCCGGGTTTCCGTGATCGCCTGATCCGTTTTGCGGATATTCCCGCGGGTGCGGCGGGCGTTGCGGGTTCCGCATTGGGTGGCACCGGCATTGCAGTTTCTGCCTTCAGCAAGCATCCTGAAGCAGCAATTGATTTCGCCTACTGGATCGCCAGTGGGGCCTTGCAGAAAGGGCTTTACGCGGCTTCCAACGGCCAGCCCGGACATGCGGATGCGTGGGAAGACGATACCGTAAACAATGCAACTTCAGGCTTTTATCGCGATACGCGCGCGACCCTTGAAGGTGCATGGGTACGTCCGCGCCATGACGGCTATATGTCGTTTCAGGAAGCAGCTTCAGAACGGATCAACAAGGGCTTGCTGGACAAGGAGAAGGCGGAGGTCGTCGTCGCCGATCTTAACCGGCTTTTCCGCGAAAGCTTCTGA
- a CDS encoding sugar ABC transporter permease → MFKRISPPVLLLLPAFIILAAVVLFPLALSLYSSFTPFRLTRPDSLFTFIGLRNYQRIMTDWVFWAAFIRTVVFLTIALNLEMLLGLGLALLINKATHGQRVLRTLMMFPMMFSPVLVGFQFKFMFNDNIGLVNNALQSLGITSQAIPWLIDGNLALIAIMLAEVWMSTSVFAILILGGLLSMPQDPVEAARVDGCTPWQTFRYVIWPYLMPFAFIAMTIRSLDVARAYDIVKIMTDGGPARRTELIWTLVGRTAYSDAQMGLANAMAYVAILLSILFTVMFFRKLAAARAQIGAEW, encoded by the coding sequence ATGTTTAAACGTATTTCCCCGCCGGTTCTGCTTTTGCTTCCGGCCTTCATCATTCTCGCAGCGGTGGTTCTGTTTCCCCTCGCGCTTTCGCTTTATTCGAGCTTCACGCCATTCCGGCTGACGCGCCCTGACAGTCTGTTTACCTTCATCGGTCTGCGCAATTATCAGCGCATCATGACCGACTGGGTGTTCTGGGCTGCATTCATTCGCACGGTTGTGTTCCTCACCATCGCGCTTAATCTGGAAATGCTGCTCGGCCTAGGGCTGGCGCTGCTCATCAACAAGGCCACCCATGGCCAGCGCGTTTTGCGCACGCTGATGATGTTCCCGATGATGTTTTCGCCGGTTCTCGTCGGCTTCCAGTTCAAGTTCATGTTCAACGACAATATCGGTCTTGTGAACAATGCACTGCAATCGCTCGGTATTACCAGCCAGGCTATTCCGTGGCTGATCGATGGCAATCTGGCGCTGATTGCCATCATGCTGGCAGAAGTGTGGATGTCGACTTCCGTATTTGCGATCCTTATTCTGGGTGGTCTTCTGTCGATGCCGCAGGATCCGGTTGAGGCCGCGCGCGTTGATGGTTGCACGCCATGGCAGACGTTCCGCTATGTCATCTGGCCTTATCTGATGCCATTTGCTTTCATCGCGATGACCATTCGTTCGCTTGATGTGGCGCGCGCTTATGACATCGTGAAGATCATGACCGATGGTGGCCCGGCACGACGAACTGAGCTGATCTGGACGCTGGTGGGACGCACCGCCTATTCGGATGCGCAGATGGGACTTGCCAATGCCATGGCCTATGTCGCGATCCTGCTCTCGATCCTCTTCACCGTAATGTTCTTCCGCAAGCTTGCAGCCGCACGCGCGCAAATCGGAGCGGAGTGGTAA
- a CDS encoding carbohydrate ABC transporter permease, whose translation MASKTLSNDQHRLLRRVKKVAYLIGLFLAMAIICLPGLWIVLSSLRPPVEIMAKPPVWIPQEITLDAYYAMFSGAGGGGIPVWDYFRNSLIISVTSTIIALIVGVSGGYAFARFRFWGKSTTFLGLMLTRSVPGIALSLPLFMLYSRIGIIDTHFGLIVTYVALNVPFTIWLIDGFFRQVPKDLAEAAQIDGCTRWQAFWQVEFPLAGPGIATAGIFAFLTSWNEYALASQLTRSVNSKTLPVGLLDYTAEFTIDWRGMCALAVVMIIPALTLTFIVQKHLVAGLTFGAVKG comes from the coding sequence ATGGCTTCCAAAACACTCTCTAATGATCAGCATCGCCTGCTGCGTCGCGTCAAGAAAGTCGCGTACCTCATTGGCCTGTTTCTGGCGATGGCAATCATCTGCCTGCCCGGTTTGTGGATCGTTTTGTCCTCGCTGCGTCCGCCGGTTGAAATCATGGCAAAGCCGCCGGTCTGGATACCGCAGGAAATCACGCTTGATGCTTATTATGCGATGTTTTCTGGTGCTGGCGGCGGCGGCATTCCGGTCTGGGATTATTTCCGCAACTCGCTGATTATCTCGGTCACCTCCACCATCATCGCGCTGATTGTCGGTGTTTCGGGTGGCTATGCCTTTGCGCGCTTCCGTTTCTGGGGCAAGTCAACAACCTTTCTTGGCCTCATGTTGACGCGCTCGGTGCCGGGCATTGCGCTTTCGTTGCCGCTCTTCATGCTCTATTCGCGCATTGGCATCATCGACACGCATTTCGGCCTGATCGTCACCTACGTGGCGCTCAATGTGCCGTTTACGATCTGGCTGATTGACGGCTTTTTTCGTCAGGTGCCGAAGGATCTGGCGGAAGCAGCACAGATTGACGGCTGTACGCGCTGGCAGGCTTTCTGGCAGGTGGAATTTCCGCTGGCCGGTCCCGGCATTGCGACCGCAGGCATCTTCGCCTTCCTCACGTCCTGGAACGAATATGCGCTGGCTTCCCAGCTTACACGCTCGGTCAATTCCAAGACCCTTCCAGTCGGTCTTCTCGATTACACCGCTGAATTCACCATCGACTGGCGTGGCATGTGCGCGCTGGCGGTCGTGATGATTATTCCGGCGCTGACCCTCACATTCATCGTTCAGAAGCATCTTGTTGCTGGTCTGACGTTCGGCGCGGTTAAAGGTTGA
- a CDS encoding CaiB/BaiF CoA-transferase family protein gives MSESELPLSGLVVVDMSQFLSGPYCSLRLMDLGARVIKIERPDGGDLSRRLYLSDTEIGGDSTIFHAINRGKDSLAIDLKNPDDLAALKKLLTQADVLIQNFRPGVIKRLGLDYEAAKEINPRLVYASISGYGEEGPWVGRPGQDLLAQARSGLMWLNGDEGQGPVPFGLAVADMLAGAAAAQGILAALVRRGITNKGSHVETSLLEALVDFQFEVLTTHLNDGRRLPKRSEFRSAHAYLAAPYGVYPAADGYLAIAMMPIAKLAPLLETDTLAPFMADAKLAFAKRDEIKRLIAARIAEKTVDEWLAILEPADIWCARVLNWEELLASEGFSTLDMLQTVTREDDVSITTTRSPLRINGQRPKVARAAPRIGENSKEIREEFGL, from the coding sequence ATGTCGGAAAGCGAACTGCCGCTGAGCGGGCTTGTCGTTGTCGATATGAGCCAGTTTCTGTCGGGGCCTTATTGCTCGTTGCGTTTGATGGATCTTGGTGCACGCGTCATCAAGATTGAACGGCCTGATGGTGGCGATCTTTCGCGTAGGCTTTATCTCAGCGACACGGAAATCGGCGGCGATTCCACGATTTTTCATGCGATCAATCGCGGCAAGGACAGCCTCGCCATTGATCTCAAAAATCCTGACGATCTGGCGGCGTTGAAGAAGCTTCTCACACAGGCTGATGTGCTGATCCAGAATTTTCGCCCTGGTGTCATCAAGCGTCTTGGTCTTGATTATGAGGCCGCCAAAGAGATTAATCCACGTCTCGTCTATGCATCGATCAGTGGTTACGGTGAAGAGGGGCCATGGGTCGGGCGTCCGGGACAGGACTTGCTCGCACAGGCGCGTTCGGGCCTCATGTGGTTGAACGGTGATGAGGGTCAGGGACCAGTGCCTTTCGGTCTGGCAGTTGCGGATATGCTGGCAGGAGCTGCGGCCGCTCAGGGCATCCTTGCAGCGCTCGTGCGCCGTGGCATCACCAATAAAGGCTCTCATGTCGAAACCAGCCTTCTTGAAGCGCTGGTTGATTTCCAGTTTGAAGTGCTGACCACGCATTTGAACGACGGCCGTCGTCTGCCAAAGCGTTCCGAGTTCCGCAGTGCGCACGCCTATCTCGCAGCACCCTATGGTGTCTATCCGGCGGCGGATGGTTATCTCGCAATCGCCATGATGCCGATCGCGAAGCTGGCACCACTGCTTGAAACAGATACGCTTGCGCCTTTCATGGCCGATGCGAAACTGGCTTTTGCCAAGCGCGATGAGATCAAGCGGCTGATTGCCGCGCGCATTGCCGAGAAAACTGTCGATGAATGGCTTGCCATTCTGGAACCGGCTGATATCTGGTGCGCGCGCGTTCTCAACTGGGAAGAACTGCTTGCAAGCGAAGGTTTTTCAACCCTCGACATGCTCCAGACGGTGACGCGTGAAGATGATGTTTCCATCACCACTACCCGTTCCCCATTGCGCATCAACGGACAGCGCCCGAAGGTGGCTCGTGCAGCACCACGCATTGGCGAGAACAGCAAAGAAATTCGCGAGGAGTTCGGTCTATGA
- a CDS encoding extracellular solute-binding protein encodes MRNFTTSVLAGSVLLATGMISAGAADLPGKFEGVTINAKLIGGQQYEALYSRIAEWEKATGAKVNILSKKNHFELDKEIKSDIASRSINWCVGSNHSSFAPQYPDLYADLTALLPKEELEGFVPSTIKASTLNDKLVMLPRAQFDVSALYYQKSLYEDDAKKAAFKEKYGYDLAPPKTWKEVSDQAVFFADPPNFYGTQFAGKEEAINGRFYEMLVAEGGEYLDGEGKPAFNSEAGVRALDWFVNLYKDKAVPAGTTNYLWDELGAGFASGTIALNLDWPGWATYFNDPKSSKVAGNVGVVVAPEGSAGKRTGWSGHHGFSVTESCDNKDAAASLVWFLTNEDSQKQESAAGTLPTRTAVWEYVVEQAASDPYKKEVLKVFQETAKTAFPVPQTPSWIEISNAVYPELQAAILGDKTSQQALDDAAKKATLILEDAGEL; translated from the coding sequence ATGAGGAATTTTACGACATCTGTGCTGGCGGGCTCAGTTCTGCTGGCGACAGGGATGATTTCTGCGGGGGCTGCAGATCTTCCGGGTAAATTTGAAGGCGTGACAATCAACGCCAAGCTGATCGGCGGTCAGCAGTATGAGGCGCTCTATTCGCGCATTGCTGAATGGGAAAAAGCGACCGGTGCGAAGGTCAATATTCTCTCCAAGAAAAACCACTTCGAGCTGGATAAGGAAATCAAGTCGGACATTGCTTCGCGTTCTATCAACTGGTGCGTCGGTTCGAACCACTCCTCATTTGCCCCACAATATCCCGACCTTTATGCAGATCTGACCGCTCTGCTGCCAAAAGAGGAACTGGAAGGTTTTGTTCCGTCCACGATCAAAGCTTCCACGCTCAACGATAAGCTGGTCATGCTGCCGCGTGCGCAGTTCGACGTGTCAGCGCTCTATTATCAAAAGAGTCTCTACGAAGACGATGCGAAGAAGGCAGCGTTTAAGGAAAAATACGGTTACGATCTCGCGCCGCCTAAGACCTGGAAGGAAGTATCCGATCAGGCTGTGTTCTTTGCTGATCCGCCGAATTTCTACGGCACGCAGTTTGCAGGTAAGGAAGAAGCCATCAATGGCCGTTTCTATGAAATGCTGGTCGCTGAAGGCGGCGAATATCTGGACGGCGAAGGCAAGCCAGCTTTCAATTCGGAAGCCGGTGTGCGAGCGCTCGACTGGTTTGTAAATCTTTACAAGGACAAGGCTGTTCCTGCTGGTACAACCAATTATCTATGGGATGAGCTGGGCGCTGGTTTTGCGTCGGGCACCATCGCGCTCAATCTCGACTGGCCAGGCTGGGCGACCTACTTCAACGATCCAAAGTCGTCGAAGGTTGCTGGCAATGTCGGTGTGGTTGTTGCGCCTGAAGGATCCGCTGGCAAGCGCACCGGCTGGTCAGGCCATCATGGTTTTTCGGTAACAGAATCCTGTGACAACAAGGACGCGGCTGCATCGCTCGTCTGGTTCCTGACCAACGAGGATTCGCAGAAGCAGGAATCGGCTGCCGGAACGCTGCCGACCCGTACCGCTGTTTGGGAGTACGTGGTCGAACAGGCAGCTTCCGATCCTTATAAGAAGGAAGTGCTTAAGGTGTTCCAAGAAACGGCAAAGACCGCATTCCCGGTTCCACAGACGCCTTCGTGGATCGAGATTTCCAACGCGGTCTATCCTGAACTTCAGGCGGCAATTTTGGGTGACAAGACCTCGCAGCAGGCCCTTGATGATGCAGCCAAGAAGGCAACGCTGATCCTTGAGGACGCAGGCGAGCTCTGA
- a CDS encoding IclR family transcriptional regulator has protein sequence MRGQNLETDDRYRAPALDKGLDILELLASVDGGLSQAEIAKYLDRSPNEFYRMLDRLVKRGYVTKLEGDRYSLTLKLFGLAHLHAPVRRLASFATPFMRELADRSKQANQLAVFDRGSVVVIAQQEAPDYWGISIRVGSHISLFDTGSGHTLLAFRSPEERKMMIAEYVKHGESGNLDDSFYERLDQIRERGYEMMPSAQVAGVYNLSAPILGPDGSCIAALTCPYVTLVNSASAPDITQTISLLQKTVKDLSKLVGSDIGTTD, from the coding sequence ATAAGGGGACAGAACTTGGAAACAGACGATCGCTACCGCGCACCTGCTTTGGACAAAGGGCTGGATATTCTCGAACTGCTGGCCAGCGTCGATGGCGGCTTGAGTCAGGCCGAGATCGCCAAATATCTCGACCGTAGCCCAAATGAGTTTTACCGCATGCTCGACCGATTGGTGAAGCGCGGTTACGTGACCAAGCTTGAAGGCGACCGTTATTCGCTGACCCTAAAACTGTTCGGCCTTGCGCATCTTCATGCGCCGGTGCGCAGACTGGCGTCTTTCGCCACGCCCTTCATGCGTGAACTTGCCGACCGCTCGAAACAGGCCAACCAGCTTGCTGTGTTTGACCGGGGCTCTGTCGTGGTGATTGCACAGCAAGAAGCCCCGGATTACTGGGGGATTTCGATCCGCGTCGGTTCGCATATCAGCCTGTTTGATACGGGTTCCGGCCACACTTTGCTGGCCTTCCGCTCACCGGAGGAGCGCAAGATGATGATTGCTGAATATGTCAAACATGGCGAAAGTGGCAATCTCGATGATAGCTTCTATGAGCGGCTCGACCAGATCCGTGAGCGCGGCTATGAAATGATGCCCAGTGCGCAGGTCGCCGGCGTCTATAACCTTTCAGCGCCGATTCTCGGCCCTGACGGGTCCTGCATTGCAGCGCTGACCTGCCCTTATGTGACGCTCGTCAATTCAGCCTCCGCACCCGACATCACACAGACCATTAGCCTGTTGCAAAAGACCGTCAAGGACCTCTCAAAGCTGGTTGGGTCCGATATTGGAACAACAGATTAA
- a CDS encoding sarcosine oxidase subunit alpha: MTDMRIHNKGRINKAKSVRFSFNGKTYSGFEGDTLASALLANGEHLAGRSFKYHRPRGILSAGSEEPNALMGVSRGPGRYEPNTRATVLELYDGLKAETQNHWPSLKHDVGAINDALYMFFSAGFYYKTFMWPKSFWNKVYEPFIRGAAGLGKSPSEPDPDTYASRYAFCDVLVAGGGPAGLAAALEAAKSGAKVIFVDEQAEFGGSLLSEPEPVINGRSSWDWLNETIEALKANPNVTLLPRTTAIGYYHQNMVGLCERLTDHQAKPGTNAPRERMWRVRAKQVVLAQGAIEKPLVFAGNDRPGVMLASAARTYLNRYGVKVGNQAVVVTSHDSAWLAAFDLAVAGVKIPAIIDVRSSVADSLINRAKMLGIETLTGWTVTDTGGRHRVSSVRANPVSNGSVGAARTIACDVLLMSGGWNPSVHLFSHTKGSLVWDEARQIYLPGERTEESRCAGAGNGNFDLQAALREGAQAGAAAASDAGHNAKASEYAVAGDFICDGVSCRELPTDRDPGKAKAFIDFQNDVTAKDIRLAVREGFHSIEHVKRYTTNGMATDQGKTSNINGLAVAADALKRPTPQVGLTTFRPPYTPTTFGAFCGYNRGKLFDVTRKTPIDSWAEQHGAAFEPVSLWRRAWYFPKTGEDMHQAVARECRATRESLGMFDASTLGKIEVVGPDAAEFMNRMYTNPWTKLGVGRCRYGLLLGEDGFIRDDGVVGRLTQDRFHVTTTTGGAARVLNMMEDYLQTEWPDLKVRLTSTTEQWAVVAINGPNARKLIEPMVEGLDISDEAFPHMSVAECKFLGVPARLFRMSFTGELGYEINVPARYGLSLWKALYEAGRQYDITPYGTETMHVLRAEKGYIIVGQDTDGTVTPDDASLGWAVGKQKPDFVGKRSLARPDMLKKDRKHLVGLLTNDPKLVLEEGAQIVADPKQAVPMTMLGHVTSSYWSEALGRSIAMAVVSGGKDRLGETLYMPMPDGSVHEAVVSGMVFYDPEGKKLNGNG; encoded by the coding sequence ATGACCGATATGCGTATTCACAACAAAGGCCGTATTAACAAGGCCAAGTCCGTGCGGTTCAGCTTCAACGGCAAGACCTATTCCGGTTTTGAAGGCGATACACTGGCCTCCGCTTTGCTGGCCAATGGTGAACATCTGGCCGGTCGTTCGTTTAAATATCATCGTCCGCGCGGCATTCTTTCTGCCGGTTCCGAAGAGCCAAATGCGCTGATGGGGGTCTCGCGTGGACCGGGCCGCTATGAGCCGAACACCCGCGCAACGGTGCTGGAACTCTATGATGGTCTCAAGGCTGAAACCCAGAACCATTGGCCATCGCTCAAGCACGATGTCGGCGCGATCAATGATGCGCTCTACATGTTCTTCTCGGCAGGCTTTTACTACAAGACCTTCATGTGGCCGAAAAGCTTTTGGAACAAGGTCTACGAGCCTTTCATCCGTGGCGCTGCCGGTCTCGGCAAGTCGCCATCCGAGCCAGACCCGGACACCTATGCCAGCCGCTATGCGTTCTGTGATGTACTGGTTGCCGGTGGCGGACCTGCTGGTCTGGCTGCTGCTTTAGAGGCTGCAAAGAGTGGTGCGAAGGTTATTTTCGTTGACGAACAGGCTGAATTTGGCGGCTCGCTTCTGTCGGAACCAGAGCCGGTCATCAATGGTCGTTCTAGCTGGGACTGGCTCAATGAAACGATAGAAGCGCTCAAAGCCAATCCGAATGTCACGCTTTTGCCGCGCACAACGGCCATTGGCTATTATCATCAGAACATGGTCGGCCTTTGTGAGCGCCTGACGGATCATCAGGCAAAGCCCGGCACCAATGCGCCGCGTGAACGCATGTGGCGCGTGCGCGCAAAGCAAGTGGTGCTGGCGCAGGGCGCGATTGAAAAGCCGCTGGTCTTTGCAGGCAATGACCGTCCCGGCGTGATGCTGGCTTCCGCTGCGCGCACCTATCTCAATCGCTATGGCGTTAAGGTCGGTAATCAGGCTGTCGTCGTCACTTCGCATGACAGCGCATGGCTTGCGGCTTTTGATCTCGCGGTCGCAGGCGTAAAAATTCCGGCCATCATCGATGTGCGTTCAAGCGTTGCCGATAGCCTTATCAACCGCGCCAAAATGCTCGGCATTGAAACGCTGACCGGCTGGACTGTGACAGACACCGGCGGGCGCCATCGCGTGTCGTCGGTTCGCGCTAATCCGGTTTCTAACGGATCGGTCGGTGCTGCGCGCACGATTGCCTGCGATGTGCTGCTGATGTCTGGCGGCTGGAATCCGAGCGTGCATCTGTTCTCGCACACGAAAGGCTCTCTCGTATGGGATGAGGCGCGTCAGATCTATTTGCCGGGCGAACGAACCGAGGAAAGCCGCTGTGCTGGTGCAGGCAATGGTAATTTCGATTTGCAGGCCGCTCTTCGTGAGGGTGCACAAGCGGGTGCCGCTGCGGCCTCGGATGCCGGGCATAACGCCAAAGCATCTGAATATGCGGTTGCCGGTGATTTCATCTGCGACGGCGTAAGCTGTCGCGAACTGCCGACCGATCGCGATCCGGGCAAGGCCAAGGCTTTCATCGACTTCCAGAACGACGTGACCGCCAAGGATATTCGTCTGGCTGTGCGCGAGGGTTTCCACTCTATCGAGCACGTCAAACGCTATACCACCAATGGCATGGCGACCGATCAGGGCAAAACCTCGAACATCAATGGTCTGGCTGTTGCCGCCGACGCACTCAAGCGGCCAACGCCGCAGGTTGGTCTTACAACGTTCCGTCCGCCTTATACGCCGACGACTTTTGGTGCATTCTGCGGTTATAATCGTGGAAAGCTGTTTGATGTCACGCGCAAGACGCCAATTGATAGCTGGGCCGAGCAGCATGGCGCCGCTTTTGAGCCGGTTTCGCTGTGGCGTCGCGCATGGTATTTTCCGAAAACCGGCGAAGACATGCATCAGGCCGTGGCACGTGAATGTCGTGCTACACGTGAATCATTGGGCATGTTCGATGCCTCTACACTCGGCAAGATCGAAGTGGTCGGCCCGGATGCAGCGGAATTCATGAACCGCATGTACACCAACCCATGGACAAAGCTTGGTGTCGGGCGCTGCCGTTATGGTCTGTTGCTTGGAGAAGATGGCTTCATCCGCGATGACGGTGTTGTCGGTCGTCTGACGCAGGATCGTTTCCATGTGACGACCACAACCGGCGGTGCCGCGCGTGTTCTCAATATGATGGAAGACTATCTGCAGACCGAGTGGCCGGACCTGAAAGTGCGGCTGACCTCGACCACCGAACAGTGGGCCGTGGTCGCAATCAATGGCCCGAATGCGCGTAAGCTCATCGAGCCAATGGTTGAAGGTCTGGATATTTCTGACGAAGCTTTCCCGCATATGTCGGTTGCGGAATGCAAATTCCTGGGCGTTCCAGCGCGTCTCTTCCGCATGAGCTTTACCGGCGAGCTGGGCTATGAAATCAACGTGCCCGCCCGTTACGGTCTGTCGCTGTGGAAGGCGCTTTATGAGGCCGGTCGGCAATATGATATCACGCCTTACGGCACCGAAACCATGCACGTTCTGCGCGCGGAAAAAGGCTATATCATTGTCGGTCAGGATACGGACGGCACAGTAACGCCTGATGATGCAAGCCTTGGCTGGGCCGTCGGCAAGCAGAAGCCGGATTTCGTCGGCAAGCGTTCGCTGGCCCGTCCGGATATGCTGAAGAAGGATCGCAAACATCTGGTTGGTCTTTTGACCAACGATCCGAAGCTGGTGCTGGAAGAAGGTGCGCAGATCGTTGCCGATCCGAAGCAAGCCGTGCCAATGACCATGCTTGGCCATGTCACTTCATCTTATTGGAGCGAGGCGCTGGGCCGGTCTATTGCCATGGCCGTGGTCTCTGGCGGCAAGGATCGGTTGGGTGAAACGCTGTATATGCCGATGCCGGATGGCAGCGTGCATGAGGCTGTGGTTTCGGGCATGGTTTTCTATGACCCTGAAGGTAAGAAGCTGAACGGTAACGGATAA
- a CDS encoding amidohydrolase, whose product MIIDTHLHLIDKSALNYPWLSDVPALNRDFLFQTYRQQAERCGIKAALHMEVDVSADNIQTETDHVQRIATANGGFIKGAIASCRPEEPGFADYLEQSLGNPFVKGFRRVLHVVPDDVSEGALFRENIRRLQGTGLTFDLCTLPHQINKAVALADLAPDLQFVLDHCGVPDIKSGALENWQRGITEISKRDNVVAKISGVVAYADAESWTVETLRPYVEHVIHSFGWERIVWGSDWPVCTLASNVDAGLSTWVATTHALLKGCSEDEKALLLADNAQRIWKI is encoded by the coding sequence ATGATTATCGATACCCATCTGCACCTGATCGACAAAAGCGCGCTCAATTATCCATGGCTAAGCGATGTTCCGGCGCTTAACCGCGACTTCCTTTTTCAGACCTACAGACAGCAGGCCGAGCGCTGCGGGATCAAAGCCGCATTGCACATGGAAGTGGATGTTTCGGCCGATAATATTCAGACCGAGACTGATCATGTACAGAGGATAGCAACTGCCAACGGCGGCTTTATCAAAGGTGCAATAGCCTCATGTCGCCCGGAAGAACCGGGCTTTGCTGACTATCTCGAACAGAGCTTGGGCAATCCTTTCGTGAAGGGCTTTCGCCGTGTGCTACATGTGGTGCCGGATGACGTTTCTGAGGGCGCATTGTTCCGGGAAAATATCAGACGTTTGCAAGGCACGGGCCTGACCTTTGATCTTTGCACGCTGCCGCACCAGATCAACAAAGCGGTAGCACTCGCCGACCTCGCGCCGGACCTGCAATTCGTTCTCGATCATTGCGGCGTTCCCGATATTAAATCAGGCGCTCTGGAAAACTGGCAACGCGGCATTACCGAGATTTCAAAACGCGACAACGTCGTAGCGAAGATTTCGGGTGTGGTTGCCTATGCCGACGCTGAAAGCTGGACTGTTGAAACGCTGCGCCCCTATGTCGAGCATGTGATCCATTCCTTCGGCTGGGAGCGGATTGTGTGGGGCAGTGACTGGCCGGTTTGTACACTTGCAAGCAATGTTGATGCCGGGCTTTCGACATGGGTGGCGACAACCCATGCGCTGCTTAAAGGATGCAGCGAAGACGAAAAGGCGCTGCTTCTTGCGGACAATGCGCAGCGCATCTGGAAGATTTAA